The DNA segment CGGTTCCGCAGGCGGTGGATGATCAGGTTGCTTTCGTCACCGGGGCTGTCTGGATACGCCAAGGCGATACTAGTGGTCTCCGGCGTGGAGCCGGGAGTTGTGCGTATTACGGAGCAGGCAGAGGATCCGGTCGCTTGGCGGGAGGGCACCCTGTCCTTGGAAGAGTTCTTCAGCCGCTGGCAACTTGAGTCGAGCGGGCTACGGCCGGAGTGAGATCGCGCCGATGCAGGCCGGTAGATTGCCCCCTGACCTGAAAAGGAAACACCCTACTGCGGCTCGTCCAGGGGATGGGCCGGCATGTACAGCCACCTGCGGCAGTACCGGAAACCGATATGAGCCTGCGTTACCGCGAGCCACAGGGCTGCCTCTGTCGGCTCCACGACCGGGGCAGCCACCTGTTTACGCACTGCATTGACGTACGGGTACATGCCTGTACACCCCAGTACTATGACGTCGGCAGCGTGATGGTCAATCGCCTCCCGGGCACACGCCACGATGGCCGCCACCGTGCGCTCCGGTGCGGCCTCTAATTCCAGTACGCCCATGGGGACCGGTATGCTGGCGGCAAGGCGGTGAGCGATGCCCATCTGTGCAACCCGCATGTACGCGTGGGGAACCGAGTTGTTGAGGATGGAGATGTGTCCGATGCGCCAGCCCAGCGAACAGGCGAGGAGCCAGGCTGCTTCGCCCGCCCCCACTACGGGGAGGTCGAGCAATTCCCGCAGGGGATGGAGGCCGGGGTCAGCGAAGCAGTTGATCACTACTGCGTGCACAGCTGGTCCGCGACGGCAGCGGGCGAGCGCTCCTCTGACCAGGTAATGGGTGGCCTTGGCCTCGTCGTAGAGGGTTTCGATCGCCCGCGGTCCCTCGGCGGGGCCCCAGCATTCCACCGTTACGGATGCAGGAAGGCCGAGGCCGGCCGCGTACTCTTGCCAGCCGGGCAGGTTAGCCCCGACTACGGGGGTGGCAAGGAGGATTCTCATGGTTCCACCCCGCTTTCCTCCACGATAACGCAGCAGTTGCTCGCATCAAGGGTCGTCCGCACCCCCAGCGGGATGGTCAGCCGCCGCTCGCCGTGACCAGCCGCCAGGCCATAGATGGCGGGTTTGCCCAGCGGTTCGATGAGGTCGCCGATGATTTCCCGCAGGGTGAGCATGGGGCGCTTGGTGTTGCCGGGGACGCAGTCCACGCATTCGGCGATAATGAATCCCGCTGCCGCATCCAGTTTTCCCGCCAGTTTCAGGTGGGTGAGCATGCGGTCGAAGCGGTACGGCACTTCACCGACGTCCTCCAAAAGCAGGATCTTCCCCGTCGTGTCTACCTCGTAGGGAGTACCCAGCGTAGTAACGAGTAGGGAGAGGTTGCCCCCGATGATGGGAGCGGTGACGCGGCCGGGGCAGATGGTCTGCAGGGGCGGTCCTTGGGGCGGGTTTCTCAGTTCCCCCAGCGGTTCGGGCCGGGTCACCGCCCGCTCGAACCATTCCCTGGTGTAGACGAACTCCTTGCTCATGTCGTAGCCAGCCATGGGTCCATGGAAAGTGATCAGCCCCGTCAACCTGGCCAGGGCGCAGTGGATGGCGGTGATGTCGCTGTATCCCACGAACACCTTCGGGTGGCGTGCTATCGTCCCGTAGTCCAGGAGCGGCAGGGTCCGGGGCGACCCGTACCCGCCCTGAATGCACACGATGGCGTCGACGTCGGGGTTCCGGAAGGCCCACATGAGGTCGACGGCCCGTTCCGTGTCTTCCCCCGCCAGGTATCCGCGCAGTTTGAGCGCGTTGGGGGAGAGCACGGTGCGAAAACCCATGTCGTGGAGCCGGTTTCTCGCCAACTCCAGCATTTCCATGGAGACGTGAGCATCGGGATGCACCGGGGAGGCTGGGGACACCAGCGCTATCGTGTCCCCGGGGCGCAACATCTTTCCCTTAAGTGCCATGTTCGTTCCCACCTTTCACGCGGATCACCTGGTTCGTCATCTTCATCACCTTGAACCGCGCATGCGCGGGTCGAGCACGTCGTGCAGGCCGTCCCCCAGGAGGTTGAGCCCCAGGATGGTCAGTAGGATGCACAAGCCTGGGAAGGTGGTCAACCACGGGGCAGCCCAGAGGTAGTCCCGGCCTCGGCCCAGCATGGGTCCCCCCAGCCCGATGATGAGGTTAAGGAGGTCCGGGCTGGAATTACCGCCGGCTCCCGTGAGGCAGCGAGGAATGCCCGGTGGTCATGTGGCGCGGGGCTGCTCGGCGGCGCCTATTGCCGGTCCCCGGGGCTGGAGGCGCGCTTGGGCCGAACCGGGGTTAAGGGGCAAGTGCACCCCCTCCCCCTGCCCATTCTCGGGTATCCCGCCGAGCGTTGCGGCTGGGGCCGCCGGCGGTCCGGAGGCGTCAGCAGGGTAGGGTTGCGGAGGAATGCGGCCGGCCTCCAGGAAAGGGGTTTGCCGATCAGGGGTGGTGTGTTCAGAGGGCGCCGTCACTGTGGCGGAGCTTTGGGCGGCGGTGGCCTCTGCGTTCCGGAGGGGGAAGCCACCCCGGCGGGGCGGCATGCTGAGGGCGAGGGAATCTGGCTGTCGGGCGGCAAGGTTGGCGCGCGAGGAACTCTGGCCCCAGGTGTTCGGCCAGGATGGCTGCCCCCCGCTCGGCACGCCCGTTGCCCGTTGACCTCGGGGGGCCTCCGTGCTACCGCGGGGGCGAGAGGGGGCAAGCATCGTTGGGAGGTGCCGTGCGGCATCGTCCGTTTCGTCCGATGACCCGCCCTCGTGTTTCTTGCGTCGGCGCAGTCGTGCGCGTACTTCTTCGGACACGGTGTACTTGGTCCTGACTATCTCCCGGTCTTCGCGCGCCGAGATGGGGTTGCCCTCTGCGTCGCGGAGTTCGCACAGTCGGTTGTCCTTGATGACGCGGAAAGGCCTGTCCACGATGTGCACCGTCGCTTCGCACAGCGCCTTGGTGTGCGGAAAGCCATTTTCCACCATGGCCCGCCAGTACACCCTGGCGAACTGTGGGTCGCACTTTCTGCCGAGATCAGAGGCGAAGAACAGCCCCCGCTTGAACTGCGCCGGGCCCGCCTTGGTCATGCTCTGCCCTTTGCCCTCCTTGAGCCCGCTGTTGTCCACCCGCGGCACGTAGCCGGAGAACTTGCGCAGTTGCTTTTTGGAGGTCATGCGAGCCACGACCGGCGCCACGGCCAGAAAGACTGGGGCCAGGGTGCGCCCCACCCCGCGGAGGCTCCTGACGTACCCCTTCTTGTCCAGCCCGGGTTACAGCCTGTAGTTCTCTTGACTCCCCAGCGCAGCGCCTCCCACCGGGGATCTTCCGGCAGGGGAGCCGGGTGCACGGCCTGCGGGCCCACCAGGGGCAGCTTGGCCAGCGTGAGGGCGTCGAGGCGGCCTGTCTTCGTGTGCCGCTTCAGCAGGCTGCGGAGGCTGCCGGCCTGGGACTGGTTGGGCAGGAAGACGCGGTGGCCGCGCTCACGATGTCTCTGGAGGCGACCTGGCAGCGGCCGCCTCCGCCTCCGCTCGGGCCCAGCACTCGGCGAGGATCCCCGCCATGTCGTCGGACCTTGCGGGGGTAGGGACGGGAAGCCGAGCGTGGGCTACTCCTTCAGGCGGGGATCGAGCAGGTCGCGCAGCCCATCACCCAGCAAGTTGAATCCCATGACAACGGTGAAGATGGCCAGTCCCGGCCAGGTCGATATCCACCAGTGGCTCATGATATAATCGCGCCCCTCGCTGATCATGACGCCCCATTCCGGGGTAGGTGGCTGCGCGCCGAAACCGATGAAACTGAGCCCTGCCGCAGTGAGGATGACGCCTCCCATGTCCATGGTCATGCGCACCAGGACAGGTGCCAGGCAATTGGGCAGGACGTGGCGCAGCAGAAGGACGTAATGGCCGACGCCCAAAGCGCGGGCGGCCTCGACGAACTCCTTCTCCCGCATGGAAAGCACCTGACCGCGTACCAGGCGCGCATAAACTGGCCACTCAACGACGGCAATCGCTATCATCGTGTTCGTCAGGCTGGGACCGAGCACGGCGGCGATGGCCATGGCCAGGATGAGGGAGGGAAAGGCCAGGAAGATGTCGGCGAGGCGCATGAATGCTTCGTCCACCCAGCCACCGGCATAGCCCGACACCAACCCGATGAGCGTCCCCGCAGTAGCCGATATGCCGGTGACCACCACACCTATCGTGAAGGAGATCCTGGTCCCCACGATGAGGCGACTGAGGATGTCACGTCCCAGGGTGTCGGTACCAAAGGGGTGCTCACGGCTCATGGGGGCGAGTCGGTTGGGCAGGTCCTGGGCCAGGGGATCGTACGGAGCCAGCGCCGGCGCCAGCAGTCCCACGAGCACAAACACCGCCACAATGCCCAGCCCTACCGCGGACAGCGGACTGCGTACTAGCCTCTTCATCAGGGACATCAGTCCATCACCACGGCTTCAGTGGTAGCGGATGCGGGGGTCGAGGAAAATGTATACGATATCGACGGCTAGGTTCGCAAGCGCGTACACCACCGCCGACACCAGCGTTACCCCGAGTACGGCTGGAATGTCCACGTTGAGGACCGAGTTGGTGGCATACCGCCCCATCCCGGGCCACCCGAATATGGTCTCCGTGAGCACGGCGCCTGACAGCAGACTTCCGTACGCCAGACCGATCACCGTGGTGGTCGGAATCAGGGCATTTTTGAGGGCATGTTTGTAAATCACCACACGTTCCGCCAGCCCCTTGGAGCGCGCCGTCCGGATGTAGTCCTGGCGGATCACCTCAAGCATGCTGGAACGGGTCATGCGGGTGATCACCGCGGTGGAGAAGTATCCCAGGCAGAAGGCCGGCAACAGGATATGCTGGGCCGCGCTGGCCAGCGCGGCCCAGTCGCGAGCCAGCAGGGAATCAACGAACAGAAGACCGGTCACCTTGGGTGGCTCGGCCAGCAGAATGTCCAGGCGACCGGTTCCGGGGAGCCAGCCCAGCCTGTAGTACAGCAACAGCAGAAGCAGCAGGGCCATCCAGAAAATGGGCATGGATGCTCCTCCCAGGGCAAATACGCGCGTCACATGGTCAAGAAAGCTGTCCTTTCTTACAGCGGCGATTACCCCCACCGGTATGCCGAGGGCCACTGAGATGATTATGGCCACCGTGGCCAGCTCCATGGTGGCGGGGAAGTAGTCGCGCAGATCGTCGGCCACCGGACGGCGCGTGCGGATAGACACCCCTAGGTCTCCCCGCAGCAACCCGCTCACATATCGCACGTACTGGACGGGGAGGGGTTTGTCCAACCCCCACTCCTTCCGCATTTTCTCGACCACTTCGGGCTTCGCCTTTTCGCCGAGTTTGGCCACGATGGGATCTACGGGGACCACGTTGGTGAGTACGAAGGTCACCAGAGTTATGCCGAAAAGGACCAGCACTAGCAGTGCCAGCCGCCTTACGATAACCGCCTGGAGTCCCATGTCCCCGAACCCGCCTCCTCATGGGGGACGCCATCCCGTAGTCGACGCACAAAGGGGCCGGGGCAGAACCCCAGCCCCGGCCCCCCAAGGCTCACTTGAGATCCAGGGCTGCCAGTTCCGTAGTCCACAGGGAGTTGTACTGGTAGTTGAGGACGCTATCCCGCATGGCAATTGATACGCGTGGCTGGTAGAGGATGGCGTACGGCCCGTTGTGAAGCACGTAGTCAGTCAGTTCCTGGTACAGCTTCAGCCGTTCTTCCGAGGCGAAGGCGGCGGCCGCCTTGTCCACCTTATCGGCCAACTCGTCATTGTAGTAAGAGTTGCGCCAGGCCAGTTGCTTCATACGGTGGTTGGCGAAGGGCTTGGCCAGGGCATCGGGGTCGGGATAGTCGGGACCCCAACCCATGAGCACCATTTGGTGCTTCTGGGCGCGATAGATCTCAAGGAGTGCCGCGCTGGTCATCTCCTTGATCTCCATCGTGATTCCTACCTTGGCCAGGTCGTCCTTCAGCTTGGCGGCGATGTCCCGCCAGTACACGCCGCCGCCCGCCACACCTGAGGAGCACAGGAGTTCTACCTTAAACCCGTTCGGGTATCCCGCCTCGTTCAGCAACTGACGAGCCTTCTCCACATCCCGATGGTAGGGGGTGTCGGGGTTATACCCCTTGTACCCTTTGGGGATGAAGGTCTGCAGGACGATGGCGTTATCCTGAAGCACATGTTTGACCAAGCCCTCGTAATCGATGGCCCAGCGCACGGCATCCCGCACCCGATTGTCCTTGAACGGCTGATACGCTAGGTTCATCCCCAGGTAGTTGATGCCGTCGCCCAGTCCGCGGATGATTTGAAACCCCGCCTTGCCCTCCAGGTCTTTGATCTGCTCCGGGCGCAAGTCCATGGCGATCTGGGCGTCGCCCTTTTCCAGGAGCATCTTCTGGGCGGTGGATTCGGGCACGTGCTTGATGATGACCGTGCTGATGGGAACCTTTCCCTTCCAGTAGTTGGGGTTGGCCTTCAGAACCACCTGGACCTCGGGTTCCCACTTCTCCAGGACATAGGGCCCGTTGCCCGCTGACGCACCAGCCAGGAAGTTCTTGCCCCAGTCGCCCTCCTTCTCGTGCGCCTTGCACACCTTGGGGTCCACAATCGAAGCCACAGGATAGGTCAGGACGGCCAGGAAGGCATCGGGATTGAATTTCTCCTTCAGGGTGATCTGGACCGTGTACTCATCCAGCGCCTTGGTGCTGCCCACCTCCATACCCGTCTGGGTAAGGAGCCACGCCGGCTGGTCGTCGAGGGCAATCACCCGGTCGAAAGAGTAGGCCACCGCCGCCGCATTCACCGGTTCCCCGCTGGGGAACTTCAATCCCTTCTTCAGCTTGAAAGTCCAGACCAGACCGTCGGGGGAAACCTCCCACGACTCGGCCAGTTCCGGCACGGGCTTGCTGAGGTCGCTACCCTCAAACGTCACCAGGTTGTCGTAACACTGATGGGCGGTAAATATGGAGGCCGTCTCAAACGCCACCGCAGGGTCCATTGAGGAAGCGTCACCGACGTCCATGGCGATCACCATGGTCTTCTCCGGCTTAGCCTCCTTGGCCGGGCGTGCGCAGGCCACACCCAGCGACACGACTAATACCAGCGCCAGCCCCAGCGCAATCCAGTTGCGCCCCCACCTGCCGGGTCTTATTACGGCTTCCATGCTGCTCCCCCTTCCCGTGCAGACTCTCCACGCATCCTGCGGGCCACCCTAATGTCTGCGCGAACGACTACTTGGGAGACGCCGCTGCTCCCCCTAGCCGGAGCGCGACCGGCCATATCACCCGGAATCTCCTCGGCCACCGTACCTGGAGCATTCTGTCCCTCCCCTTCCCTCCTCTTCCCTCTCCTCAATTTCACTCAGCCTCCGACTTGTGTAGCTTAGTGGACCTCCTTGTCCCCCCTTTCTACGGCTACTGGCGAGTCCCCAGTTGAGCGACCACTTCGTCTGGGGAACAGGACTGTCCTTTCACCCGCTTAATCAAAAACGAGACCGCTATTCTTGGACAGTGTGGCTAAAACGGTGCGATTCCAGGCGCCAGAGTGCCAGGCCCAGGGCAACTTTCGGCAACATGCGTGGAGCCAGTGGGTCAAATCCGAGGAGGGCTCTGATCCGCTCCATACGGTATTTCACCGTGCCCCTGTGGACGTATAGCTGGCGCGCGGCCACGCTGCGGTTTCCCCCGGCCGTGATCAGCGCCTCCAGTGTGGGCAGCAACCTTGCCTGATGGGCGGCGTCGTAATCGGCCAACGGCTTCACAATCCGTGCGTGCAATTCTCTGGCGCCGCCTGAATCAGCGAGCAGGGAGGCGATGTAGAAAAGCTCTACTTCGTCCCAAAGGTGTAGCTCTCTTTCGGGGTGGATCGTCTTCCCGATGTCGAGCGCGAGCTTAGCCCGGGACCAGCTGTATTTCAGCTTCCCAACGCCCTGAAAGGGTGGTCCGATGCCGCACCAGAAAGGCACGCCGACTGTGTGCTTTAGTGCTTGTAGGATGACGCGGCCGGTAGCCTGCTCTCGGTCGACATCGCCTCCCTGCCCACCCCGAGGGAGGGAGACCACCCGGGGAAAGCATACCACCGTTCCTTCGAAATTCCCCGCGGGTACGCGTTTCTCTCCGGTCTTCTCCAGAAAGGCACCGGCCACCGCTTCTGCGGTTTGCCGCATGAGTTCTACTCTCTCAGCGAGCCCCGCTCCGGGGTGAAAGTGCACCTCAATGACAGCAGCCAGCCTCGACCCTCTCAGCGACCATCCCAGGGCACTGGCATCGCGTTCCAATTCTTCGTCGTCCTTGGCCTGGCCGGATAGGAGGTGGACGAGGAGCTCACTTTGCATCCTCCACGCTGCTTCCGTGGTAACCCGGTGATTCGCCAACGCCAGGGCAACCGCTGCTATCCCCTGTTCGACAGTGACCGCGTCTCCGCCGACGGGCGGCTCGTCAGAGCCCAGAAGAAGAAACCCGAGCAGCCGCCGCTCAACCCAGATAGGATAAGCCCAGCAGGTCCGCCACGCTCCGTCACCGCCAGGGGCAACAGGCCAGCCCACCGCATTGCCCGGTTGAACGTGTCCCTTCGCCAGGGCCGCGGCGATGTCGTGACGGAGGGAAGCTGCCATTGGCACGGAGGATGCCAGAATACTGTGGTCTTCCGTCGCGACGGCGACCGGCCGGCCGCCGAGCGACAGGGATAGCTCCTGCACCAACTCCTGCAGGCTGCGACCGCCCGTGGGACCGCCAGTTAGCGCCAGAGGGGCGCCGTGGCGAACCCCGCCTTCCGCCGGGCCCAGCCGGCGTGCCACCACGGCTTCGATGACAGGAACCATCACCTGCCAGTACGCCACGTCTGGAGGTAACTGTATCACGGGGAAGTCGGCGGCCTCTGCTGCAGGCAGCCAGATTTCTGCGGCAACTCTGACCCCGGGTTTCAGCGCCACCGCTAACCCAGATGCGCCGACGGAAATGAGCTGATCCACCGCCGTGCGCTGTGCCTCCGGATCGTATCTGGTCGCGTAGAAGGTCGTCAGCACCAGCGACCGCGGACGGACCCACCGTGCGCCGTCGGGTGTCTCCAGGACCTCCACCCACTCGACGGGTCGGTCCAGCCCCCGTTCTCCTGCCAACAGCACCGCGCGCCTCAGCACCCCCAGGCCCAGCGCCTCACGCATGGATAACGCCACGGCACCTCTGCCTCCCGGGCTGTGCGACGGATGGACCATCCCTCGTTAGATTTAGTTGTGGCAGGGCCGGGGTCCTGCTTGACCCGCATGCGATCTCGGTGGCTGCCCGTCGCAGCATCAGGGGTGGCCCCCGGGCGTAGGCATAGGGAGGACTACTTGCACCGGGGGGCGGGAGCGTGGAGGGGACACCAGCCTGGCACGCCATCGACGCCGACCAGGTCCTGGCCATGCTGGCAACCCGATGGTCAAACGGGCTTCAGCCGCCGGGAAGCCGCTCCTGGCCCAGTTCGACGACTTCATGTGCCTGGTGTTGTTCGGCGCGACGGCCATCTCCGGGCTCCTGGGGGAGGAACCGTTGATGCACAAGGGCCGGGCGGGGGTTCGCCAGAATGTGGAAGTCGAGACAAGTCCATCTCCAAACCCTTGAGTACCAAGCGTTGAAGAAGCGTTCGTTATCACATCAGCGGCAAGGACCGCCAGATGACGGGAGTGACGGGCCGGACCATACGCGGTCTTCTGCAGACGGACGCCGCCATCAACCCCGGCAACTCCGGGGGACCCTTGCTGAACGCCCGCGGGGAGGTGATCGGCATCAACACGGCCATCGAGAGCCCCGTCAAGGGTTCCGTGGGCATAGGCTTCGCCATCCCCGTGAACACTGTCCGGCGCGTCCTGCCCCTCATGATGAGCGGCACACAGGTGGAACATCCCTGGCTGGGGATCGCCGGCACGGGGATAACCCCGGAGCTGGCCGACCGGTTCCACCTGGGTTCTCGCACGGGGGTGCTGGTGACGGAAGTCATGGAAGGCAGCCCTGCCAGCAGAACGGGTCTGCGGCCGCTTTCAGTCACTCCGTCGGGTCGGCCCCTGGTAGGTGACATCATCACGGCGGTGGATGGCCGTGCGGTGACCTCGGTTGAACCGTGGTTCAATTGAAGGCTACCTTGGGTGCCTGGCCTGAGCGCCTTCTGCGCCAGGGGTCCGCACCCTCGTGGCCCGGGGTGCCCTGAGCCGATGGAGGGCCCATTTGGTGCTTCCGGCACCCGTGCCGCGTCAAATTGGGGGAGAGCGGTGGGCCCGTCTGCCAGCTGTCCCGGTGCGGAGGGGGTGCAGGGGCCCTCAAGTTTCGGTTTTCCCTCACGGAATCTTCACGAAATCTTCAAAGGTGCCGGGTAGAATGGCAACCGAAAGGGTGGAATGCGGGCCGGGCAGGGGAGGTGATAGTGGGAGAAAGCTCGCGGTGAACTGTTCGAGTGGATGCAGAAGTTCTGCCAGGAAGGAGTGGGTTCCAAATTGAGGAAGAAGCTGATCGCACTGGCACTTGCGGTGGTGCTGGTTCTGGGAGTGGCGGGAGTGGCCGCTGCATCCCCGTGGGGCTTCGGGTCGGGGCGCGGCCCCAGGGGTGGTGACCCCGCGGCCTGCGCAAAGGCGATCGCGGATCTGAACCTCACCGACGAGCAGGTGCGCAAGATCCAGGAGATCCAGACCAGCGCTTTTGAGCAGCTGAAGGGGATCCAGGATGCTCTGTTCCAGAAGATGTTCGAGCTCCGGAGCCTCCTGTGGCAGAAGAACGCTGACCAGAATGCCATCGCTGCGAAGCAGGACGAGGTGAGAAAACTGCGGCAGCAGATGTACGAGATCCAGCAGAAGATGCGCGAGCAGATGAATAGCGTCTTAACCCAGGACCAGCTCAACAAGCTGAACCAGGCGAGGGGATGCGGACACGGGCATGGTCGGGGCCAGCGGGGCGGTTTCCGCGGTACACCTCCCTCCGGGAACGGCCCCACGGCACCGAACAGTGCTCCGTCTCCGTTTTGATTGCCGCCGGCCGGGCCCACGGTAATGTCCCGTTGGCCGGTCGGCGGCTTGGCACGGTGGAGGGCCGGGAGGGGTTGCCTTCCCGGCCCTGATGGCGCGGGGGATGACCCCCGGAGAGCTGGCCCCACCGGGCACCGCTGCCGGGATGGCAGTAGGGGGGAGACCGATGGGCGAGCTGATCCTGGTGGTGGAGGACGAACCCAAGATCCGGGAAATCGTGCGGGCCTACCTCCAGCGGGACGGTTTTTCAGTAGAGGAAGCCGAAGACGGGGAGGAGGCACTCAGGAAAGCAAAGGAGGTCAGCCCACAGCTGGTGATACTTGACCTCATGCTCCCGGGTGTGGACGGATGGGAGGTTTGTCGCCAGATCCGCAGGACCTCCGACGTCCCCATAATCATGCTCACCGCCCGGGGGGAAGAGGCCGACCGGGTGGCGGGGCTGGAACTGGGAGCAGACGACTACGTGCCCAAACCCTTCAGCCCCCGGGAGCTGGTGGCGCGCGTCAAAGCTGTGCTGAGGAGAACCCGGCCCGAGCGGGAGAAGGGGCAGGTCCTGCAGTACGGGGACCTGGTGATCGACCTCGCCTGCCGCAGCGTGGTGTGCCGGGGTTGCGAAGTATCCCTTACTCCCAGGGAATTCGACCTGCTCTGGTTCCTGGCGAAGTCTCCCGGGAGGGTTTTCACGCGGGAGACCTTGCTGCAGCAGGTCTGGGGGTACGAGTACTTGGGCGACACGAGAACCGTCGACGCCCACGTCAAGAACCTCAGGGAGAAACTGGGTCCGGTGGGCGGCCAGTTCATCAGGACGGTGTGGGGAGTGGGGTACAAGTTCGAGGCTCGCGGTACGGGGTAACCCGACCGGGCGGGTGAATGCGGATGCCGAGGACCCTGCTGGGCAAGCTGTTTGTATCTTACGTGGTGGTAATCGCGGTTACGCTCGCGGTCGTGGGAGTCCTGTTGCCGCGGCTTTTCTCCGACTACTTTCTCTCCGCCAGGGAAGCGGAGCTGGTGCGGAAGGGCGAAGAAATCGCGCGGGCCATGGCGCTCCTGGGAGGGAGCGAGCTACGGCCCCCGGAGCAGGTGTGGCTGCAGGCGATGGACCGCTTCCTGGACGCCAGGCTCTTCGTGGTGGGCACCGACGGGCTGATCCTGGCGAGCACCTCGGGCCATGCACCCAGGGGAACCAGGATTTCGGCTGCTGAAGCCGGAGCTCTGCTGAGGGGATGCGTGGTGAAGAGGCGGGGGTTCGATCCCAGGTTCGGCGAGCCCATGGTGTCGGTGGCGGTTCCGCTCGAGATCGGTGGTCGGCCGGCGGGAGGCGTGGTCCTCAGTGCACCGGTGGCGGGGCTGAGCGCCACCGTCCAGGCGGTCAGGCGTCTTATGGTCTACGCAGCCGGTGGTGCCCTCTTGGTGGCTGCGCTGGCCGGATATGCCCTCTCGCGCTCGATCTCCCGACCCGTGCAAGAGATGAGCCGGGCTGCCGTAGAAATGGCAAAGGGCAACTTCCGGCAAAAGCTGGCGGTTACCTCGGACGATGAAATCGGGCAGCTTGCCGCAAACTTCAACCACCTGGCTGCCGCGCTCGACCGAACCGTGAGCGCGCTGGCTGAGGAGAAGGCCAGGATCGA comes from the Bacillota bacterium genome and includes:
- a CDS encoding Spy/CpxP family protein refolding chaperone gives rise to the protein MRKKLIALALAVVLVLGVAGVAAASPWGFGSGRGPRGGDPAACAKAIADLNLTDEQVRKIQEIQTSAFEQLKGIQDALFQKMFELRSLLWQKNADQNAIAAKQDEVRKLRQQMYEIQQKMREQMNSVLTQDQLNKLNQARGCGHGHGRGQRGGFRGTPPSGNGPTAPNSAPSPF
- a CDS encoding response regulator transcription factor encodes the protein MGELILVVEDEPKIREIVRAYLQRDGFSVEEAEDGEEALRKAKEVSPQLVILDLMLPGVDGWEVCRQIRRTSDVPIIMLTARGEEADRVAGLELGADDYVPKPFSPRELVARVKAVLRRTRPEREKGQVLQYGDLVIDLACRSVVCRGCEVSLTPREFDLLWFLAKSPGRVFTRETLLQQVWGYEYLGDTRTVDAHVKNLREKLGPVGGQFIRTVWGVGYKFEARGTG